The following proteins are encoded in a genomic region of Chryseobacterium cucumeris:
- a CDS encoding helix-turn-helix domain-containing protein yields the protein MEKKDNIPLKISSISELHDMLQLPKPLHPLVSLVDNTKMSIRKDMLKRSFILNFYKISYKYSTVGKMGYGQGYYDFNEGGMMFTAPGQVLSTDENAEYCGYTLLVHPDFIRSYPLAKNIKNFGFFSYDTNEALHLSDQEKTTITGLLDYIGNELNTAIDEVSQDVIVSYIDVLLNYSNRFYKRQFITRKAVNNDVLAKMDVVLEKYFNEQETLNKGLPTVEFLASTLNLSPHYLSDMLRNLTGLNAQQHIHEKLIEKAKEYLTTTGFSVSEVAYALGFEHPQSFNKLFKKKTDKTPLSYRQSFN from the coding sequence ATGGAAAAGAAAGATAATATTCCGCTGAAGATCTCATCCATATCAGAATTGCACGATATGCTGCAGCTGCCCAAGCCGCTTCATCCGTTGGTAAGCCTTGTGGATAATACGAAAATGAGTATCAGAAAAGATATGCTGAAGAGAAGCTTTATCCTGAATTTTTATAAGATCTCATATAAATATTCCACGGTCGGGAAAATGGGTTACGGGCAGGGATATTACGACTTCAATGAAGGAGGCATGATGTTCACAGCACCCGGACAGGTTCTTTCCACCGATGAGAATGCAGAATACTGCGGGTATACTTTGCTGGTACATCCGGATTTCATCAGAAGTTATCCTTTGGCAAAGAATATCAAAAACTTCGGTTTCTTTTCTTATGATACAAATGAAGCACTGCATTTATCGGATCAGGAAAAAACAACAATAACGGGGCTTCTTGATTATATTGGAAATGAACTGAATACAGCCATTGATGAAGTAAGCCAGGATGTTATTGTTTCTTATATTGATGTTCTTCTCAATTACAGCAACCGTTTTTATAAAAGACAGTTTATTACCAGAAAGGCAGTTAATAATGATGTGCTGGCTAAAATGGATGTGGTGCTGGAAAAGTATTTTAACGAGCAGGAAACATTAAATAAAGGGCTTCCAACGGTGGAATTTCTGGCATCCACACTCAATCTGTCACCCCATTATCTGAGTGATATGCTTCGTAACCTTACCGGATTAAACGCCCAGCAGCATATTCACGAAAAACTGATCGAGAAGGCAAAAGAATACCTTACTACGACAGGCTTTTCTGTTTCTGAAGTAGCATATGCTCTCGGATTTGAACATCCGCAGTCATTCAACAAGCTCTTTAAAAAGAAAACCGATAAAACACCGCTGAGTTACAGACAGTCTTTCAATTAA
- a CDS encoding DEAD/DEAH box helicase, translating to MAEYILDNINISTLSVYDLLKHTSDSAFIGIRDFREIYPVAIENNTGIFTKESSLQNFPVVTISKINSTLLCSCTCSNEKNQLCSHQAEIIHCIIEDKNYRLFFDETLRKKNFLPKAKEYGLENEPDLDQYFELEYTEGKIKILPRIKEMLPADDVMLTRDLLPQLPSKLDELAVLESDKKQILVIGKHRYYNHMTFSLMEAEITQTGKLKNPVTPVDAMQLIWKAEKPADIKFYTAITTFQNNYNEDYNTAELEALKLIVQNPLELEVYYHDREIAETVSSKSLSFIELNTLDAEVQLSVFKKDPFFEITGELLFNDIALPFKNIVLRNEYFVYNRNIFSFVDNPDMLRIIRFFKAHNEILLVHSSKYEAFMQDILSALEERIHINYSYIQPATKVQLEDKNYHTEKVIYLRQQENYIGITPVMKYGDVEVPVYSRKQLFDTDQNGNPFKIERNESAEARFTSLVMQQHPDFEEQMDGYQYFYLHRDKFLDNNWFLEVFETWRNEGIIILGFNELKNNKLNPHRAKINIQITSGLDWFNAKLKVGFGPKEASLKQLHRAIRNKSKFVQLDDGSMGILPEEWMEKIAAYFRAGEIDEELLKIPKINFSEVTSLFEKEILSKEIQEELTSYSTKFSKVKNIPEVAVPAELNAELRDYQHDGLNWLNFLDSFNFGGCLADDMGLGKTIQIIAFILSQREKRGHTTNLIVVPTSLLFNWQEEISRFAPSIKVLLHYGADRPKTTAHMPDYEVVLTTYGMLLSDIQFLKNFNFNYVFLDESQVIKNPNSERYKAARLLQSRNRIVLTGTPVENSTFDLYSQLSFACPGLLGSKQYFKDIYAIPIDKFEYSKRAVELQQKIKPFILRRTKKQVAKELPDKTETVIYCEMNTEQRKIYDAYEKELREFIAANDDDDLNKNSMHVLTGLTRLRQICNSPVLMKEGYSGENAVKIEILMEQILGKSKDHKILVFSQFVGMLDLIKTELERHNIQFEYLTGQTKDRGEKVAHFQNNEDIRVFLISLKAGGVGLNLTQADYIYLVDPWWNPAAENQAIDRSYRIGQTKNVIAVRMICSNTVEEKILTLQKKKKELAQNLLTTDGKKLQGLSKQDLMNLLGSES from the coding sequence ATGGCAGAATATATTCTTGACAACATCAATATCAGTACACTTTCCGTATATGACCTGCTGAAACATACCTCAGACAGCGCATTTATCGGAATCAGGGATTTTCGTGAGATCTATCCTGTTGCTATTGAAAACAATACAGGAATATTTACAAAAGAGTCTTCATTACAGAATTTTCCGGTAGTTACCATCAGCAAAATAAACAGCACTCTGCTTTGTTCATGCACTTGCAGCAATGAAAAGAACCAGCTTTGTTCTCATCAGGCAGAAATAATCCACTGCATTATTGAAGATAAAAACTATCGCCTGTTTTTTGATGAAACACTCCGCAAAAAAAACTTTCTTCCTAAAGCAAAAGAATATGGGCTGGAAAATGAGCCGGATCTGGATCAGTATTTTGAACTGGAATATACTGAAGGTAAAATTAAAATACTGCCCAGAATCAAAGAAATGCTTCCTGCAGATGATGTGATGTTGACAAGGGATCTTCTTCCTCAGCTTCCTTCTAAACTGGATGAGCTGGCAGTATTGGAATCGGATAAAAAGCAAATATTGGTTATCGGTAAACACCGTTATTACAATCATATGACCTTCTCACTGATGGAGGCAGAAATAACTCAGACAGGAAAGCTCAAAAATCCCGTAACTCCTGTAGATGCCATGCAGCTTATCTGGAAAGCAGAAAAACCTGCAGACATCAAATTTTATACTGCCATTACTACTTTTCAGAACAACTATAATGAAGATTACAATACGGCAGAACTGGAAGCTTTAAAGCTCATTGTACAGAATCCTCTGGAGCTTGAGGTCTATTATCATGACAGGGAAATCGCAGAAACCGTTTCCTCAAAGTCACTTTCCTTTATTGAATTAAATACTTTAGATGCGGAGGTTCAATTATCTGTATTTAAGAAAGATCCGTTTTTTGAAATCACCGGAGAGCTGTTGTTTAATGACATTGCTCTTCCATTTAAAAATATAGTTCTCAGAAATGAGTATTTTGTGTATAACCGAAACATTTTCAGCTTTGTAGACAATCCGGACATGCTCAGAATCATCCGGTTCTTTAAGGCTCATAATGAAATTTTACTGGTTCATTCTTCAAAATATGAAGCTTTCATGCAGGACATTCTGTCTGCTTTAGAAGAACGTATCCATATTAATTACAGCTACATACAACCTGCAACGAAAGTACAGCTTGAAGACAAGAATTATCATACTGAAAAAGTCATTTATCTCCGTCAGCAGGAAAATTATATAGGAATTACTCCCGTCATGAAATACGGTGATGTGGAAGTTCCGGTCTATTCCAGGAAGCAGCTTTTTGATACAGATCAGAATGGAAATCCGTTTAAAATAGAAAGAAATGAATCAGCCGAAGCCCGCTTTACTTCTTTGGTGATGCAGCAGCATCCTGATTTTGAGGAACAGATGGACGGCTATCAGTATTTTTATCTTCACAGGGATAAGTTCCTTGATAACAACTGGTTTCTTGAAGTATTTGAGACCTGGAGAAACGAAGGGATCATTATACTTGGCTTTAACGAATTAAAAAACAATAAATTAAACCCTCACCGGGCAAAAATCAATATTCAGATTACCAGCGGACTGGATTGGTTTAATGCTAAGCTGAAAGTGGGATTTGGTCCCAAAGAAGCTTCTCTGAAACAGCTTCACCGGGCCATCCGGAATAAGAGTAAATTCGTCCAGCTGGATGACGGCAGCATGGGAATTCTTCCCGAAGAGTGGATGGAAAAGATAGCTGCTTATTTCAGAGCAGGAGAAATTGATGAAGAGCTTTTAAAGATTCCGAAAATCAATTTTTCGGAGGTAACGTCACTGTTTGAAAAAGAAATTCTGAGCAAGGAGATTCAGGAAGAACTTACCTCCTATTCCACAAAATTTTCAAAAGTAAAAAACATTCCTGAAGTAGCTGTTCCCGCTGAACTGAATGCTGAACTGAGGGATTATCAGCATGACGGACTGAACTGGCTTAATTTTCTTGACAGTTTCAACTTCGGAGGATGTCTTGCAGATGATATGGGACTTGGAAAAACCATTCAGATCATTGCTTTTATTCTTTCGCAGAGGGAAAAAAGAGGCCATACCACCAACCTGATTGTGGTTCCTACTTCCCTGCTCTTCAACTGGCAGGAAGAGATCAGCAGATTTGCACCTTCCATAAAAGTTCTGCTTCATTATGGTGCAGACCGACCGAAAACAACAGCTCATATGCCTGACTATGAAGTGGTTCTTACTACGTATGGGATGCTGCTTTCGGACATTCAATTTTTGAAAAATTTTAATTTCAATTATGTATTTCTGGATGAATCACAGGTGATTAAAAATCCTAATTCAGAAAGATACAAAGCCGCAAGACTTCTTCAATCAAGAAACAGAATTGTTCTGACCGGAACTCCTGTCGAAAACAGCACTTTTGATCTTTACAGCCAGCTTTCTTTTGCCTGTCCCGGATTATTGGGAAGCAAACAGTATTTTAAGGATATTTATGCCATTCCAATTGATAAATTTGAGTACAGCAAACGTGCCGTGGAGCTTCAGCAAAAGATAAAACCATTCATTCTCAGAAGAACCAAAAAGCAGGTTGCTAAAGAACTTCCGGATAAAACAGAAACAGTGATCTACTGTGAAATGAATACGGAACAGCGTAAAATTTATGATGCTTATGAAAAGGAGCTTCGGGAATTTATTGCCGCCAATGATGACGATGATCTGAACAAAAACAGCATGCACGTCCTTACAGGGCTTACGAGGCTCAGACAGATCTGTAATTCCCCTGTTCTGATGAAGGAGGGATATTCCGGAGAAAATGCCGTTAAAATCGAAATTCTGATGGAGCAAATCCTTGGAAAATCCAAAGATCATAAAATCCTTGTTTTCTCACAATTTGTAGGCATGCTTGATTTGATCAAGACTGAGCTGGAACGCCACAATATTCAGTTTGAATATTTAACAGGTCAAACGAAAGACAGAGGTGAAAAAGTTGCTCATTTTCAGAACAATGAAGATATCCGTGTATTTTTGATCAGCTTAAAGGCCGGAGGTGTCGGTCTCAATCTTACCCAGGCAGATTATATTTATCTTGTTGACCCATGGTGGAATCCTGCAGCTGAAAACCAGGCTATTGACCGAAGTTACCGTATAGGACAGACCAAAAATGTAATTGCGGTGAGGATGATCTGCTCCAATACTGTAGAAGAAAAGATTCTTACCCTTCAAAAGAAGAAAAAAGAACTGGCTCAGAATCTGCTGACTACAGATGGAAAGAAACTCCAGGGATTGTCTAAACAGGATTTGATGAATTTACTGGGATCTGAATCGTAA
- a CDS encoding SDR family oxidoreductase, translating to MKTIFITGASTGLGKAAAQLFQNNGWKVIATMRTPEAAADLAALENVTVLPLDVTNPEQIKSTVQQALELGDIDVVYNNAGYGLIGPLEALSDDQIVKQLDTNLLGVIRVTQAFIPYFREQKKGMFISTTSIGGLVAFPLGSTYHATKWALEGWSESLAFELNTLGIDIKTVSPGGIKTDFVSRSLDSASSPAYEDMTNSLFSKMEGMMEAASTPEQIAAVVYEAATDGKKQLRYVAGEDAKAIYAQRLELGDEAFREQFGKQFM from the coding sequence ATGAAAACAATTTTTATAACAGGTGCTTCTACAGGATTAGGAAAAGCAGCTGCCCAATTATTTCAAAACAACGGATGGAAAGTAATCGCGACTATGAGAACCCCTGAAGCAGCAGCTGATCTTGCGGCTTTGGAGAATGTAACTGTACTTCCGCTGGATGTTACCAATCCGGAACAGATTAAGTCTACTGTACAGCAGGCTCTTGAACTTGGAGACATCGATGTGGTGTATAATAACGCGGGATATGGCCTTATAGGACCTTTGGAAGCGCTTTCTGATGATCAGATCGTCAAACAGCTGGACACGAATTTATTAGGAGTTATACGCGTTACACAGGCATTTATTCCTTACTTCAGAGAACAGAAAAAAGGAATGTTCATTTCTACAACGTCTATAGGAGGACTGGTAGCATTCCCATTAGGTTCTACTTATCACGCAACCAAGTGGGCGCTTGAAGGGTGGAGTGAAAGCTTAGCTTTTGAGCTTAATACTTTGGGAATTGATATTAAAACTGTTTCTCCCGGAGGAATCAAAACGGATTTTGTAAGCCGTTCTCTGGACTCAGCATCCAGTCCTGCTTATGAAGACATGACGAATTCTCTGTTTTCTAAAATGGAAGGAATGATGGAAGCGGCTTCTACACCGGAACAGATTGCAGCAGTAGTCTATGAGGCTGCAACAGATGGTAAAAAACAATTGAGATATGTGGCCGGAGAAGATGCTAAAGCCATCTATGCACAGCGTCTTGAACTAGGTGATGAAGCATTCAGAGAGCAGTTCGGAAAACAGTTTATGTAA
- a CDS encoding MFS transporter has product MNETPSFNAKMPTACFLLFFAHGLVFSSWASRIPIIKTALSITEAQLGTLLLLMPIGQLSTMVLAGKLISIYGSSGIIKRCFMLYPFFLLLIGLSPSYWTLGAVLFFFGVSGNMCNIAINTQAIEIESITKRTLLSSYHGAWCFAGLTGAVIGLLMINLHVGTFYHFAVIFLLVGILWLYSTKNLTNIIHKAEPQTRSIFKAVNPTLIGLGIIGFLSMAIEGAMFDWSGVYFQTIVKAPENLVILGYTSFILMMTLGRFIGNKIIEKYGKKIVLQCCGLLMSSGLFLSVFFPELWICIIAFMIIGLGSSLSVPSVYSTVGKVSTVAPSIALSFVSSISFLGFLMGPPLIGYIAESFDLRYSYGLFACFGILLAIMAGQMKVFRKS; this is encoded by the coding sequence ATGAACGAGACCCCATCTTTTAATGCAAAAATGCCGACCGCCTGTTTTTTACTATTCTTTGCCCACGGGCTTGTTTTTTCCTCCTGGGCGAGCCGGATTCCTATCATTAAAACTGCTCTTTCCATTACTGAAGCACAGTTGGGAACGCTGTTGCTTCTGATGCCGATAGGACAGCTGTCGACGATGGTTCTGGCCGGAAAACTGATCAGCATCTACGGAAGCAGCGGAATTATTAAAAGATGCTTTATGCTGTATCCTTTTTTTCTTCTCTTAATTGGTTTATCACCTTCTTACTGGACTTTAGGGGCTGTTCTGTTCTTTTTCGGTGTGTCCGGGAATATGTGCAATATTGCCATCAATACACAAGCAATTGAGATAGAATCTATTACGAAAAGAACTCTTCTTTCTTCTTATCACGGAGCATGGTGCTTTGCAGGGCTTACGGGGGCAGTCATAGGTTTGCTGATGATTAATCTCCATGTAGGAACTTTTTATCATTTTGCTGTTATTTTCCTTCTGGTAGGAATACTTTGGTTGTACAGTACAAAAAATCTGACCAATATTATTCATAAAGCAGAACCGCAGACCCGTTCAATTTTCAAAGCAGTGAATCCTACACTGATTGGTTTGGGAATTATAGGCTTTCTGAGTATGGCGATTGAAGGAGCGATGTTCGACTGGAGCGGGGTTTATTTTCAAACTATAGTTAAAGCACCTGAAAACCTTGTCATACTGGGATATACAAGTTTTATCTTAATGATGACTTTAGGTCGTTTTATCGGGAATAAAATCATTGAAAAATATGGAAAAAAGATTGTTCTGCAGTGCTGTGGGCTATTGATGAGCAGCGGACTTTTTCTAAGTGTTTTCTTTCCGGAACTGTGGATCTGCATCATTGCTTTTATGATCATTGGCCTTGGAAGTTCCCTGAGTGTGCCTTCCGTTTACAGTACAGTAGGAAAAGTGAGTACAGTAGCTCCGAGTATTGCTTTATCATTTGTTTCCAGCATATCATTTTTAGGATTTCTGATGGGGCCGCCTCTTATCGGATATATTGCAGAAAGCTTTGATCTTAGGTATTCATATGGTCTTTTTGCCTGCTTTGGAATATTACTGGCTATTATGGCCGGACAGATGAAAGTATTCAGAAAATCATAA
- a CDS encoding GNAT family N-acetyltransferase, translating to MKTKDDNFRSRKAIEKIGGVFEGILRKDKVLRDGSTRNAAYYSILDNEWAAAKCKIEALIKEKQSIG from the coding sequence TTGAAAACGAAAGACGATAATTTCAGATCACGAAAAGCAATCGAAAAAATCGGTGGTGTATTTGAAGGTATTTTACGTAAAGACAAAGTCCTCAGGGATGGAAGCACAAGAAATGCGGCTTATTACAGTATTTTGGATAATGAATGGGCAGCCGCAAAATGCAAAATTGAAGCTTTGATCAAAGAAAAGCAAAGTATTGGCTAA
- a CDS encoding GNAT family N-acetyltransferase — protein MKEKWIAYPTILEGETVELIPLEKQHFEELYTAASDKELWELIPTDCSEETMFYKTYEFALSERETGNQYPFVIRHKETGKLIGSTRFFEIYPADRKLEIGWTWIIKEFWEQPSTWNANYYCSPSALMY, from the coding sequence ATGAAAGAAAAATGGATTGCTTATCCCACCATTTTGGAAGGGGAAACAGTTGAATTAATTCCTCTTGAAAAACAGCATTTTGAAGAATTATATACTGCCGCATCAGATAAAGAACTTTGGGAACTCATTCCTACTGACTGTTCAGAGGAGACGATGTTTTATAAAACTTATGAATTCGCTTTATCAGAAAGAGAAACCGGAAATCAGTACCCGTTTGTCATACGACATAAAGAAACCGGAAAATTGATCGGCTCCACCCGCTTTTTTGAAATATATCCAGCAGACAGAAAACTGGAAATCGGATGGACATGGATCATCAAAGAGTTCTGGGAACAGCCATCAACCTGGAATGCAAATTACTACTGCTCACCTTCTGCTTTGATGTACTGA